The genomic DNA TCCCCGCCGATCATGTTCATGGAGCCGAAGGTGGCGATGATGTCGGCGACCTGATGCCCCTCCAGCAGCGTATGCATCCCGCCCATGTGCATGAAGCTCGGCGCCCGCACATGCAGCTTGTAGGGGCGGCCGCTGCCGTCGCTGACCAGGTAGAAGCCGAGTTCGCCGTTGGGGGCCTCGTGGGCGCTGTAGACTTCGCCGGCCGGGAC from Desulfuromonadales bacterium includes the following:
- a CDS encoding NADH-quinone oxidoreductase subunit D (Catalyzes the transfer of electrons from NADH to quinone) — encoded protein: VPAGEVYSAHEAPNGELGFYLVSDGSGRPYKLHVRAPSFMHMGGMHTLLEGHQVADIIATFGSMNMIGGECDR